From Lepus europaeus isolate LE1 chromosome 3, mLepTim1.pri, whole genome shotgun sequence, a single genomic window includes:
- the BAK1 gene encoding bcl-2 homologous antagonist/killer: MASGQGPGPPGEGCGEPPEPSTSEQQVARDTEEVFRSYVFHRHRQEQEAEGAAAPADPEMISLHLEPNSTMGQVGRQLAIIGDDINQRYDSDFQNMLEKLQPTAENAYELFTKIALSLFESGINWGRVVALLAFGYRLALYIYRRGLTGFLGQVTHFVADFVVRHCIAQWIAQRGGWVAVLSSHNPILTVLAALAVVAFCQFVVRRHFKS; this comes from the exons ATGGCATCCGGGCAAGGCCCAGGTCCGCCTGGCGAGGGCTGTGGAGAGCCTCCCGAGCCCTCCACTTCCG AGCAGCAGGTAGCCCGGGACACGGAGGAGGTTTTCCGCAGCTACGTTTTCCACCGCCACCGGCAGGAGCAGGAGGCCGAGGGGGCGGCTGCCCCTGCTGACCCAGAGATGATCTCCTTGCACCTGGAACCTAACAG CACCATGGGGCAGGTGGGGCGGCAGCTCGCCATCATTGGGGACGACATCAACCAGCGCTATGACTCAGATTTCCAGAACATGCTAGAGAAGCTGCAGCCCACGGCCGAGAACGCCTACGAGCTGTTCACCAAGATCGCCTTGAG cctgTTTGAGAGTGGCATCAACTGGGGCCGTGTGGTGGCTCTCCTGGCCTTCGGCTACCGCCTGGCCCTGTACATCTACCGGCGCGGCCTGACCGGCTTCCTGGGCCAGGTGACCCACTTTGTGGCCGACTTCGTGGTGCGTCACTGCATCGCCCAGTGGATCGCGCAGAGGGGCGGCTGG GTGGCAGTCCTGAGCTCGCACAACCCCATCCTGACAGTGCTGGCGGCCCTGGCCGTGGTTGCGTTCTGCCAGTTCGTGGTACGAAGACACTTCAAGTCGTGA
- the LOC133756506 gene encoding gametogenetin-binding protein 1-like, with translation MEAPAPTPRPRILGHSSMFCFLRSLARSRDSQKSPGQALVPELGVSSLMLGCQGGGRREAGYLQGSPSVATPKGATHLPWLDPLGLDMGDMGVHTPDPKEVLRVPAQAVEVKAVLPTGSQEVLGNPSEEGRGKEQPAGEASRDRGYLAWALEVEQDHLQRALGPVEDDTEAVTSDNEESERLLEGDPSLASSKAGLTPWNRLLSLYKQLQKSALVKVCSQGPCFLPKEALLQEEEEEEEEMEDENSSLQLCVPGSATLQSPLTKTFQPTDTVGFVESKLKKLLAGQQESRLWKMGSQEARKSLSPPESTLEEARVSNGQHLLPKEVDEIGNWLR, from the exons ATGGAGGCCCCAGCTCCGACCCCTCGCCCACGGATTTTGGGCCACTCTTCCATGTTCTGCTTTTTGCGTAGTTTGGCTAGGAGCAGGGACAGCCAGAAGAGCCCTGGCCAGGCGCTGGTACCGGAGCTCGGGGTCAGCTCCCTGATGCTTGGCtgccagggaggtgggaggagggaggcggggTACCTGCAGGGCAGCCCATCTGTGGCGACACCCAAGGGAGCCACCCATCTGCCGTGGCTGGATCCCTTGGGGCTGGACATGGGCGACATGGGGGTCCACACCCCCGACCCCAAGGAGGTGCTGAGGGTCCCGGCTCAGGCCGTGGAGGTAAAGGCAGTGCTGCCCACTGGAAGCCAGGAAGTGCTAGGCAACCCGTccgaggaagggaggggaaaggagcAGCCAGCAGGGGAGGCCTCCAGGGACAG GGGCTACTTGGCCTGGGCTCTGGAGGTAGAGCAAGACCACCTGCAGAGGGCCCTGGGGCCAGTGGAGGACGACACGGAGGCCGTCACCAGCGACAACGAGGAATCGGAACGTCTGCTCGAGG GAGACCCCAGCTTGGCCTCTTCCAAGGCGGGGCTGACCCCCTGGAACCGCCTCCTCAGTCTGTACAAGCAGCTTCAGAAATCAGCCCTGGTCAAGGTCTGCAGCCAGG GGCCCTGCTTCCTCCCCAAGGAAGCCCTGctccaggaggaggaagaggaggaagaggaaatggaGGACGAGAACAGCTCACTGCAGCTGTGTGTCCCAGGCTCTGCCACCCTGCAGTCACCGCTGACTAAGACTTTTCAGCCAACGGACACAGTGG GCTTCGTGGAATCCAagctgaagaagcttctggctggaCAGCAAGAGTCCCGCCTCTGGAAGATGGGTAGCCAGGAGGCCCGGAAGTCCCTGAGCCCGCCGGAGAGCACGCTAGAGGAGGCCAGGGTTTCGAATGGCCAG cacctgctccccaaGGAGGTGGACGAGATAGGAAATTGGCTTCGCTAG